The Intestinibaculum porci DNA window AAATATTGCGATTAATCATTTAGAAGATCAGGTGGAAATCGTTCATGATGATATTAAGCATTTTGCTTATGTTCATAAACCAGTCAAACTGATTGTCTGCAACCCGCCATTTTTTAAATTAGGGGAACGTTCAAATGTCAATGAGTCAAAGTATCTGACAATTGCTCGCCATGAGACAATGATTACCCTCGAAGAGATTATTAAATGTGCGTCGCATATGTTAGAAAACAGTGGTCGTCTAGCGATGGTATATCGTCCGGACCGTTTGATTGAAACGATGAACTTAATGCAAAAGTATGATATTGAACCGAAACGTTTACGTCTCGTCTATCCAAAGATGGGACGTAACTGCGATACGTTCCTGATTGAAGGTGTCAAGAAAGGAAGAACTGGACTCACCATTGAAGCACCGCTTTATACGCATAAAGAGGATAATCATTACACGGATGAAATCCAGAAATATTTTGGAGAGAAAAATGTATAGACAAAAGAGTTTTGAAAATGATCGGGCAACGTTATATTTAGTGCCTACACCGATCGGTAACTTATCAGAAATGACATCGCGAGCTTTAGAGGTATTACATCAGGTACACTATATCGCAGCGGAAGATACCCGCAATACTGTCAAGCTCTGTAACCACTTTGAAATCAGTGCGAAGCTGATTTCTCATCACGAACATAACCTCAATGTGGCAATCCCAAAAATTCTCTCTTTATTAGAAGAAGGGGAAGATGTAGCCATTGTCAGTGATGCTGGTTATCCGGCGATCAGTGATCCGGGCTATGAGATTGTCAAAGAAGCCATTGCCAAGCATTACAATGTCGTACCTATCTCTGGCTGCAATGCGGCTTTGGATGCCTTAGTAGTATCAGGTATTGCCCCGCAGCCATTCCTGTTTTATGGCTTTTTAGCGCATGACAATAAAACCAAGAAAAAGGAATTAGAGAAGCTGAAACACCAGATGGTAACGATCATCTTCTATGAGGCACCTCATCGCATTACTAAGACTTTAAATCTGATGTTAGAGATCTTAGGGGATCGTCAAATGTCGTTATGCCGTGAATTAACGAAGCGTCATGAAGAAATCATTCGTGGCCGAATCAGTGAGATCTTAGAGATCGCTGGCGATTTAAAAGGCGAGATGGTTTTAGTTGTCGAAGGCGCTAAAGAAGAAACGGTTGAGGAAGTCTTTGAGACAACGATCAAAGAGCATGTTCAGCAGTTTGTCGATGAAGGTATGTCCGCCAAAGATGCCATTAAAGAAGTTGCTAAGATCAGAAAGATTAACAAGAATAAAGTGTATGAAGAGTATCATAAAGGGTGATACTCTTTTTTATGCAAAAAGTGGAATCCTCAGATTCCACTAATAGAGACGACGATAGTTGTATACATAGCTGAGCCAGCGTCCTGATAAACTAGAGACTTTAACGCATTGATTTGGATCCTGACCAACAGTGCCGCTGCCTTTCCCAGAGGCATGGACAAACTTGCCATTACCGAGATAAATACCGACATGACTAACGCCAGATCCATAAGTAAAGGTGATAATATCACCAGCGGATAAGGACGCAGCGGAGACGGGTAGACCAGCTTTAGAATAGCCGGCGGCCGTCATGCGGGGAACGCTGATGCCAGCTT harbors:
- a CDS encoding tRNA1(Val) (adenine(37)-N6)-methyltransferase — translated: MKNEVTNYLLAYEHMTIIQRTDMFTFSLDTVLLAHFAQITKGVDCIVDFGTNNAAIPLILSTRTKKKIIGVEIQEEAVELAKRNIAINHLEDQVEIVHDDIKHFAYVHKPVKLIVCNPPFFKLGERSNVNESKYLTIARHETMITLEEIIKCASHMLENSGRLAMVYRPDRLIETMNLMQKYDIEPKRLRLVYPKMGRNCDTFLIEGVKKGRTGLTIEAPLYTHKEDNHYTDEIQKYFGEKNV
- the rsmI gene encoding 16S rRNA (cytidine(1402)-2'-O)-methyltransferase — its product is MYRQKSFENDRATLYLVPTPIGNLSEMTSRALEVLHQVHYIAAEDTRNTVKLCNHFEISAKLISHHEHNLNVAIPKILSLLEEGEDVAIVSDAGYPAISDPGYEIVKEAIAKHYNVVPISGCNAALDALVVSGIAPQPFLFYGFLAHDNKTKKKELEKLKHQMVTIIFYEAPHRITKTLNLMLEILGDRQMSLCRELTKRHEEIIRGRISEILEIAGDLKGEMVLVVEGAKEETVEEVFETTIKEHVQQFVDEGMSAKDAIKEVAKIRKINKNKVYEEYHKG